The Candidatus Methylomirabilota bacterium genomic interval GCAAAGATACGCGGGCAGGCCCACTCCCCTCTACCTTGCCCGGCGTCTCACAGAGAAGCTAGGCGGAGCAAAGATCTATCTCAAAAGGGAAGACCTCTGCCATACTGGCGCCCATAAAATTAATAACACCCTCGGACAGGTGCTGCTGACCTGCCGGATGGGAAAGCGGAGAGTGATTGCGGAAACAGGAGCAGGACAACACGGGGTGGCGACGGCGACGGCAACAGCCCTTTTTGGCCTTGAATGCCAGATCTACATGGGGACCGAAGACATGCAACGGCAGGCCCTCAACGTGTTTCGGATGCGGCTCCTGGGGGCCGAGGTGAGGCCGGTGGAAGCGGGAAGTCGGACGTTAAAAGACGCCATCAACGAGGCGATGCGGGACTGGGTCACGAATGTCGATCACACTCACTATGTCCTAGGGTCTGCCCTCGGGCCTCACCCCTTCCCCATGATGGTGCGCGATTTTCAGTCGGTGATCGGCCGTGAAGCCCGGGCCCAGATGCTGGAGGCAGAGGGACACCTTCCTGATACGCTGCTCGCCTGTGTGGGCGGGGGCTCGAACGCCATTGGCCTGTTTTATCCGTTCATCGAGGATAGCGATGTCCGGATGATCGGGGTCGAGGCGGGAGGGTTAGGAATCGAATCGGGAAAGCATGCTGCTCGCTTCGCCGCCGGAGAACCC includes:
- the trpB gene encoding tryptophan synthase subunit beta: MSWHFPDPSGHFGRYGGRYVPETLMGPLEDLERAYREAQQDPGFQAELDYYLQRYAGRPTPLYLARRLTEKLGGAKIYLKREDLCHTGAHKINNTLGQVLLTCRMGKRRVIAETGAGQHGVATATATALFGLECQIYMGTEDMQRQALNVFRMRLLGAEVRPVEAGSRTLKDAINEAMRDWVTNVDHTHYVLGSALGPHPFPMMVRDFQSVIGREARAQMLEAEGHLPDTLLACVGGGSNAIGLFYPFIEDSDVRMIGVEAGGLGIESGKHAARFAAGEPGVLHGTLSYVLQDENGQIRTTHSVSAGLDYPAVGPEHTYLREIGRAEYVYVSDQEALEGFRLLAGLEGIIPALECAHAIAYATKLAPEMGADSTLLINLSGRGDKDVELVSGLIDASRAAGDKEQVGPFQMGSHEA